One window of the Archangium primigenium genome contains the following:
- a CDS encoding xanthine dehydrogenase family protein molybdopterin-binding subunit, with protein MKTPPVAQPTDGPATTRIDGIAKVTGRADYSADAVPEGLAHAVLVDSTIARGKISRLDATEALKAPGVLAVLTHENAPALKKASAFPMGAAGHRRRPLQDARILYRGQHIAVVVATTREAARHAASLVRVTYQDEAPPEGTLATGETKRMADLDFLSRAMSGDSNRGDPEAALAAAPLVVDAVYTTARTYHAAMEPHATLAWWEGKDRLVVREGSQWVDGAQDTLAAWFGLKRDHVRLLSAFVGGGFGSRIAVYPHAALAALAAREVGRPVKLVLERAQVFLAVGNRPAIRQRVRLGADPSGKLTALVHESANETSRDSIYSEPGARASLSTYAVPNYRAENSVASLDIPPPGWMRAPGEAPGSFAVESALDELAEKAGVDPLALRVLNHADTDPHSGKPWSSRKLREAYALGAEVMGWSSRAAAPRSRREGHEWVGLGMATASYPSRQLPAEARVGVSREGRVFVESRGVDIGQGTYTALAIVAAEVLGVPPAQVDVRLGDTRLPRSAMAGGSMLTRSLGTAVHGAATTLRDTLLDLARRTKGSPLHGRKREALGVRDGRVVALDAPSEGLDFAALAAARGDTPLEAFHRTHPTVLSRVTGALAFTSPAGIRTESAGDASIHSWGAQFAEVAVDEELGRIRVRRLVGVFDCGRILNPTAARSQMIGGMTMGLGMALMEGGHVDPRTAKLVNGDLGEYLVPVQADVPPIDVFFVGEPDPAAGPLGSKAVGEIGITGVAAAIANAVYNAIGHRARALPIDLRNS; from the coding sequence ATGAAGACCCCTCCCGTGGCGCAACCGACCGATGGGCCCGCGACCACTCGCATCGATGGCATCGCCAAGGTGACGGGCCGCGCCGACTACTCCGCCGATGCCGTGCCCGAGGGCCTCGCCCACGCCGTCCTCGTGGATTCCACCATCGCCCGGGGGAAGATCTCCCGGCTCGACGCCACCGAGGCCCTGAAGGCGCCGGGCGTCCTCGCCGTGCTGACCCACGAGAACGCCCCCGCGCTCAAGAAGGCCTCGGCCTTCCCGATGGGCGCCGCGGGCCATCGCCGTCGGCCCCTGCAGGACGCCCGCATCCTCTACCGGGGACAGCACATCGCCGTCGTCGTCGCCACCACCCGCGAGGCGGCCCGTCACGCGGCCTCGCTCGTGCGCGTCACCTACCAGGACGAGGCACCTCCCGAGGGGACCCTGGCCACCGGGGAGACGAAGCGCATGGCCGACCTGGACTTCCTGTCCCGGGCCATGAGCGGGGACTCGAACCGGGGGGACCCCGAGGCCGCGCTCGCCGCCGCGCCGCTCGTCGTCGATGCCGTCTACACCACCGCGCGCACCTACCACGCCGCCATGGAGCCCCACGCCACGCTCGCCTGGTGGGAGGGCAAGGACCGGCTCGTCGTGCGCGAGGGCTCGCAGTGGGTGGACGGGGCCCAGGACACGCTGGCGGCCTGGTTCGGCCTCAAGCGCGACCATGTCCGGCTGCTCTCGGCCTTCGTGGGCGGAGGCTTCGGCAGCCGCATCGCCGTGTACCCCCATGCCGCCCTCGCGGCCCTCGCCGCGCGCGAGGTGGGCCGTCCGGTGAAGCTCGTCCTCGAGCGCGCCCAGGTCTTCCTCGCCGTGGGCAACCGGCCCGCCATTCGCCAGCGGGTGCGGCTCGGGGCCGACCCGAGCGGCAAGCTCACGGCGCTCGTCCATGAGTCCGCCAACGAGACGAGCCGCGACTCCATCTACAGCGAGCCCGGCGCCCGCGCCTCCCTCTCCACCTATGCCGTGCCGAACTACCGCGCGGAGAACTCGGTCGCCTCGCTCGACATCCCCCCGCCCGGGTGGATGCGCGCCCCGGGCGAGGCCCCGGGCAGCTTCGCCGTCGAGTCCGCCCTGGACGAGCTCGCGGAGAAGGCGGGGGTGGATCCGCTCGCGCTGCGCGTGCTCAACCACGCGGACACGGACCCCCACAGCGGCAAGCCCTGGTCGAGCCGCAAGTTGCGCGAGGCCTACGCCCTGGGCGCCGAGGTGATGGGCTGGTCCTCGCGCGCCGCCGCGCCCCGGAGCCGGCGCGAGGGGCACGAATGGGTGGGCCTGGGCATGGCGACGGCCTCGTATCCCTCGCGTCAGCTGCCCGCCGAGGCCCGGGTGGGCGTGTCCCGGGAGGGCCGCGTCTTCGTCGAGAGCCGGGGCGTGGACATCGGGCAGGGCACCTACACCGCCCTGGCCATCGTCGCCGCCGAGGTGCTCGGCGTGCCGCCCGCCCAGGTCGACGTCCGCCTGGGCGACACGCGCCTGCCCCGCTCGGCCATGGCCGGGGGCTCCATGCTCACGCGCTCGCTGGGCACCGCCGTGCATGGCGCCGCCACCACCCTGCGTGACACGCTGCTGGACCTCGCCCGCCGCACCAAGGGCTCGCCCCTGCACGGCCGCAAGCGCGAGGCGCTCGGGGTGCGCGACGGCCGCGTGGTGGCCCTGGATGCGCCCTCGGAGGGGCTCGACTTCGCCGCGCTCGCCGCCGCCCGGGGAGACACGCCGCTCGAGGCCTTCCACCGCACCCATCCCACCGTCCTCAGCCGCGTCACGGGCGCCCTGGCCTTCACCTCGCCCGCGGGCATCCGCACGGAGTCCGCGGGGGACGCCTCCATCCACAGTTGGGGCGCGCAGTTCGCCGAGGTCGCCGTGGACGAGGAGCTGGGGCGCATCCGCGTGCGCCGCCTGGTGGGCGTGTTCGACTGTGGGCGCATCCTCAACCCGACGGCGGCGCGCAGTCAGATGATCGGCGGCATGACGATGGGGCTCGGCATGGCCCTGATGGAGGGCGGGCACGTCGACCCGCGCACCGCGAAGCTCGTCAACGGGGACCTGGGCGAGTACCTCGTGCCCGTGCAGGCGGACGTGCCCCCCATCGACGTCTTCTTCGTGGGCGAGCCGGACCCCGCCGCGGGCCCGCTCGGGTCCAAGGCCGTAGGGGAGATTGGAATCACCGGCGTGGCCGCCGCCATCGCCAACGCCGTCTACAACGCCATCGGCCACCGGGCCCGCGCCCTGCCCATCGACCTCCGGAATTCCTGA
- a CDS encoding lyase, translating to MRRVLPVLALLPVLGCGPESAAEAPPLSGPRAEALAAPVLASPPQAVVDLALAAPLGRFGTNSSGGRYCTDCQGQSFLLAVAAFKGNPSADARLLAQMRHVLGGGRDPFANGGYMAQHERMMTGMFALAKLTPRVWSQLTADEVKKIDLIMKATLVGSAYTTSDTSYLGGAVPTGIDGDTNLHRDWNPNYREGMVGAMLVSTLYLGGRAPTDTFLNGYQHAAFVTQLQAAGLTTLHKVFNTAVASPGAGAPSATKVQAALQNYRYKGLALDQLFDIYLRVAEDTFSGAVSCGLNGGKGVALSTGEPSGLLVKGCEQLPNKGKTGQLKEFNSYDAPGQRSATFYAYDGFKPDLINHAVLVAYGAMPAGTATTALAQRIAVGAQDLFFKVGQGYRDYAKGKDYGVYQLPASGVGDGYQYNRPLWEKVIAPAHGL from the coding sequence ATGCGCCGTGTCCTTCCCGTGCTCGCCCTGCTTCCCGTCCTCGGTTGTGGCCCCGAGTCGGCCGCGGAGGCGCCGCCCCTGTCCGGCCCGCGCGCCGAGGCGCTCGCGGCCCCGGTGCTCGCGAGCCCGCCCCAGGCGGTGGTGGACCTGGCGCTCGCCGCGCCCCTGGGCCGCTTCGGCACCAATTCCTCCGGCGGGCGCTACTGCACGGACTGCCAGGGCCAGTCCTTCCTGCTCGCCGTGGCGGCCTTCAAGGGCAACCCGAGCGCGGATGCGCGGCTGCTGGCGCAGATGCGCCACGTCCTCGGAGGCGGGAGGGACCCGTTCGCCAACGGCGGCTACATGGCCCAGCACGAGCGGATGATGACGGGCATGTTCGCGCTGGCGAAGCTCACCCCGCGCGTGTGGAGCCAGCTCACCGCGGACGAGGTGAAGAAGATCGACCTCATCATGAAGGCCACGCTGGTGGGCTCGGCGTACACGACGTCCGACACGAGCTACCTCGGGGGCGCGGTGCCCACGGGCATCGACGGCGACACCAACCTGCACCGCGACTGGAACCCCAACTACCGCGAGGGCATGGTGGGCGCGATGCTCGTGTCCACGCTCTACCTGGGCGGGCGCGCGCCCACGGACACCTTCCTCAATGGCTACCAGCACGCCGCGTTCGTGACGCAGTTGCAGGCCGCGGGCCTCACCACGCTCCACAAGGTCTTCAACACGGCGGTCGCCTCGCCCGGCGCGGGCGCCCCGAGCGCCACGAAGGTCCAGGCCGCCCTCCAGAACTACCGCTACAAGGGCCTGGCGCTCGACCAGCTGTTCGACATCTACCTGCGGGTGGCCGAGGACACGTTCAGCGGCGCGGTGAGCTGCGGCCTGAACGGCGGCAAGGGCGTGGCGCTGAGCACGGGGGAGCCCTCCGGCCTGCTGGTGAAGGGGTGCGAGCAGTTGCCCAACAAGGGCAAGACGGGCCAGCTCAAGGAGTTCAACTCCTACGACGCGCCCGGGCAGCGCAGCGCCACCTTCTACGCCTACGACGGCTTCAAGCCGGACCTCATCAACCACGCCGTCCTGGTGGCGTATGGCGCCATGCCCGCGGGCACGGCCACCACCGCGCTCGCCCAACGCATCGCCGTGGGCGCCCAGGACCTGTTCTTCAAGGTGGGCCAGGGCTACCGCGACTACGCCAAGGGCAAGGACTACGGCGTCTACCAACTGCCCGCCTCGGGCGTCGGGGACGGCTACCAGTACAACCGGCCGCTGTGGGAGAAGGTCATCGCCCCCGCGCACGGCCTGTGA
- a CDS encoding ATP-binding protein, whose amino-acid sequence MNARVLRWSAVSMLTVEALMLASVWGDWGRMGALLGLLGVRVTGNLWVLVWARWTGRPDAGLIIAMVVNMVVTLMEARQLEWSLLAWLHVLFQVAFVNGLEERDHRREHRLAIALYLPVVAGWALHDGVEPVTVGTVSLLACLLYGYGEASHQMLLAALEDSRTHLDKLQRTQERLLEQETFSSLGRLAAGVAHEINNPMAYVTSNIRGLCRDLSAQSQALPGALREYVDEVLPETLDGIHRVNAIMADLRRFAQGDLEAPVEFDLNREVASVLDHSRGELEGRGHVVLDLSDLPPLVGRPHQIGQVIENLLDNAAQALPQHGGVVEVRTRFEHDEALVEVRDNGVGMSPEVRRSIFQPFFTTRPVGQGTGLGLAVAYGIVTGHGGRIDVESAPAQGTCVTVRLPARTPPPEARSTH is encoded by the coding sequence GTGAACGCCCGGGTGCTGCGCTGGAGCGCCGTGTCGATGCTCACCGTCGAGGCCCTGATGCTCGCGAGCGTCTGGGGAGACTGGGGCCGGATGGGGGCCCTGTTGGGGCTGCTCGGCGTGCGGGTCACCGGCAACCTCTGGGTGCTCGTCTGGGCGCGGTGGACGGGCCGTCCGGACGCCGGGCTGATCATCGCCATGGTGGTCAACATGGTCGTCACCCTGATGGAGGCGCGACAGCTGGAGTGGAGTCTGCTCGCGTGGCTGCACGTGCTCTTCCAGGTGGCGTTCGTCAACGGGCTGGAGGAGCGGGACCACCGCCGCGAGCACCGGCTGGCCATCGCGCTCTACCTGCCGGTGGTGGCCGGGTGGGCCCTGCACGACGGCGTCGAGCCCGTCACGGTGGGCACCGTCAGCCTCCTGGCCTGCCTGCTGTATGGGTATGGCGAGGCGAGCCACCAGATGTTGCTGGCCGCCCTGGAGGACTCGCGCACCCACCTCGACAAGCTCCAGCGCACCCAGGAGCGGCTCCTGGAGCAGGAGACCTTCTCCAGCCTGGGCCGGCTGGCGGCCGGGGTGGCGCACGAAATCAACAACCCCATGGCCTATGTCACCAGCAACATCCGGGGCCTGTGCCGCGACCTGAGCGCGCAGTCCCAGGCGCTGCCGGGGGCGCTGCGCGAGTACGTGGACGAGGTGCTGCCAGAGACACTCGATGGCATCCACCGCGTGAACGCCATCATGGCGGACCTGCGCCGCTTCGCCCAGGGCGACCTGGAGGCGCCCGTGGAGTTCGACCTCAACCGGGAGGTGGCCTCGGTGCTGGACCACTCGCGCGGCGAGCTCGAGGGCCGGGGCCACGTGGTCCTGGATCTGAGTGATCTGCCGCCCCTGGTGGGCCGGCCCCACCAGATTGGCCAGGTCATCGAGAACCTGCTCGACAACGCGGCCCAGGCGCTGCCCCAGCACGGTGGCGTGGTGGAGGTGCGCACCCGGTTCGAGCACGACGAGGCGCTCGTGGAGGTGCGCGACAACGGCGTGGGCATGTCCCCCGAGGTGCGCCGCTCCATCTTCCAGCCCTTCTTCACCACGCGCCCGGTGGGCCAGGGCACGGGCCTGGGGCTCGCCGTGGCCTACGGCATCGTCACCGGCCACGGGGGGCGCATCGACGTCGAGTCGGCGCCCGCCCAGGGCACCTGCGTCACCGTGCGCCTGCCCGCGCGCACCCCGCCGCCCGAGGCCCGCTCCACCCACTGA
- a CDS encoding peptidoglycan-binding protein, with translation MSYRIAKSLDQLLAELNALSPKRDKLSDGWIGDAAHASRDSDHNPWVQDAGKGVVTARDFTHDPGNGADMDAFVAQLVKRQDPRIKYIIWNRQIWRSYAKPKLAAWAPTRYTGANAHTKHAHVSVSSEKSLYDSVASWGLTKITSKPGAAPVVPSLPVAKSTPKAQHKPSGFEPYKDGIALGSRNIKEGSAGNDVKWVQTVLRVRADGLFGQITEATVVEWQRAHHLTPDGIVGPNTWKALKALKAPASPGGTQPSVAPSTPAGSGAFVKNGRSFPVRDGYPLYAQGNNSTTGKLETWGNIVIASDSGQNVSQIGCAMTAVTMALSGITGRAITPDEMAQFMKKKGGFTSGGSIKDWDLMGTLVSPPVDLYRIFEAKSDKIDAELKAGRPVVVHVDYYTKTDSGRSGKHDKKGDHWVLVTSRTQEGDYLAHDPAGGRMMGLHRLADGRLEGDVVTKYGTKYVTVGNAVTFSRGPAVHTPESRPAQTPPVDVTPPLVASGFPNRTGSTPGTKVAGTKAAGDKVALPTFAGADRSGTVRAIRDECVRQGVTMAAQIAYVLATVQHETGNTFKPLREAEYLGSKAEAHRKNNLRYYPYYGRGYVQLTWNYNYEKYSKLLGMDLLKNPDLVLRPDISLFILVHGMRTGSFSGKKLSAYINGSRVDFRGARAVVNGSNCAEIIAAHARDWLRSLELRNVA, from the coding sequence ATGTCCTACAGAATCGCGAAATCGCTCGATCAATTGCTCGCGGAGCTGAACGCGCTTTCGCCCAAGCGCGACAAGCTCAGCGACGGGTGGATTGGAGACGCGGCTCACGCCTCGCGGGACAGCGACCACAATCCCTGGGTCCAAGACGCGGGCAAGGGCGTGGTGACGGCGCGCGACTTCACCCATGACCCGGGCAACGGCGCGGACATGGATGCGTTCGTGGCCCAGTTGGTGAAACGCCAGGACCCTCGCATCAAGTACATCATCTGGAACCGGCAGATCTGGCGCTCGTATGCCAAGCCGAAGCTGGCGGCCTGGGCCCCGACCCGCTACACCGGCGCGAACGCGCACACCAAGCATGCGCACGTGTCCGTGTCCTCCGAGAAGTCCTTGTATGACTCGGTGGCGTCCTGGGGCCTCACGAAGATCACGAGCAAGCCAGGAGCCGCGCCTGTCGTGCCCTCCTTGCCAGTGGCCAAGAGCACACCCAAGGCCCAGCACAAGCCCTCTGGTTTCGAGCCTTACAAGGACGGCATCGCCCTGGGGTCGCGCAACATCAAGGAGGGCAGCGCGGGCAATGACGTCAAGTGGGTCCAGACCGTGTTGCGCGTGCGCGCGGATGGCCTGTTCGGGCAGATCACGGAGGCCACGGTGGTCGAGTGGCAGCGCGCGCACCACCTGACTCCGGACGGGATCGTGGGCCCGAACACGTGGAAGGCGCTCAAGGCCCTCAAGGCGCCCGCGTCTCCCGGTGGCACTCAGCCTTCCGTGGCGCCGAGCACGCCCGCGGGGAGCGGGGCGTTCGTCAAGAACGGTCGGAGCTTCCCCGTGCGTGATGGCTACCCCCTGTATGCCCAGGGCAACAACTCGACCACGGGCAAGCTCGAGACCTGGGGCAACATCGTCATCGCCAGTGATTCGGGGCAGAACGTCAGCCAGATTGGGTGCGCCATGACGGCGGTCACCATGGCGCTCAGTGGCATCACGGGCCGGGCGATCACTCCGGACGAGATGGCTCAGTTCATGAAGAAGAAGGGCGGCTTCACGTCGGGGGGCTCCATCAAGGACTGGGATTTGATGGGCACCCTGGTCAGCCCGCCGGTCGACCTGTACCGCATCTTCGAGGCCAAGTCGGACAAGATCGACGCGGAGCTGAAGGCGGGGCGGCCCGTCGTCGTCCACGTGGACTACTACACGAAGACAGACTCCGGGCGATCGGGCAAACATGACAAGAAGGGGGACCACTGGGTCCTGGTGACGAGCCGGACCCAGGAGGGCGACTACCTCGCGCATGACCCCGCGGGGGGACGGATGATGGGCCTGCACCGGTTGGCCGATGGGCGACTGGAAGGCGATGTCGTCACCAAGTACGGCACGAAGTACGTCACCGTGGGCAACGCCGTCACCTTCAGCCGAGGCCCCGCCGTCCACACGCCGGAGTCCAGGCCCGCCCAGACGCCGCCCGTGGACGTCACGCCCCCGCTCGTGGCCAGTGGCTTCCCCAACCGGACGGGGTCGACTCCGGGAACCAAGGTGGCGGGAACCAAGGCGGCGGGGGACAAGGTCGCGCTTCCCACGTTCGCGGGCGCGGACCGCTCGGGGACCGTGAGGGCCATCCGCGATGAGTGTGTGCGTCAGGGCGTGACGATGGCGGCGCAGATCGCCTACGTGCTCGCCACGGTGCAACACGAGACGGGCAATACCTTCAAGCCGCTGCGCGAGGCCGAGTACCTCGGCTCGAAGGCCGAGGCACACCGCAAGAACAACCTGCGGTACTACCCCTACTACGGCCGTGGCTACGTCCAGCTCACCTGGAACTACAACTACGAGAAGTACTCCAAGCTGCTGGGCATGGACCTGCTGAAGAATCCGGACCTGGTCCTGCGGCCGGACATCTCACTCTTCATCCTGGTGCATGGCATGCGGACGGGCAGCTTCAGCGGCAAGAAGCTGTCCGCGTACATCAATGGCTCCCGCGTGGACTTCCGGGGGGCTCGCGCCGTCGTCAATGGTTCCAACTGCGCGGAGATCATCGCGGCGCATGCGCGGGACTGGCTTCGTTCCCTGGAGCTCAGGAACGTGGCCTGA
- a CDS encoding glycoside hydrolase family 15 protein, translating into MSGPIEDYALIGDTQTAALVGRDGSIDWLCLPRFDSGACFAALLGKPEHGRWKLAPSCPGQVTATRRYRPDSLVLETEYTTPEGVVRVVDCMPPRDRTPDVVRVVQGIRGRVSMNMQLVIRFDYGSVVPWVTRETGELRAVAGPDALSLFTPVAVHGHHLTTVADFTVSEGQSVPFVLRWHPSHEPAPPPLDGLEAVEDTVAWWKDWFSHCTYQGAWPEAVRTSLMTLKALTYAPTGGIVAAATTSLPERLGGMRNWDYRFCWLRDATFTLYALTLGGFREEAEAWRSWLMRSVAGDPAKLQIMYGVGGERRLTERTLPWLPGYGASKPVRTGNAAVDQFQLDVYGEVMDALHQAHRIGLRDDPRAWDVALVLMDFLESGWRNPDAGMWEVRGDLQHFTYSKVMAWVAFDRAVKAVQRQGMQGPAEHWMKVRDLIHQEICQNAYDADRGCFTQAYGTKSLDASLLLLPLVGFVSPRDPRMVGTVRAIEQELLEDGLVRRYHTHETDDGLPPGEGRFLACSFWLADNYVLQGRRDEAVALFEHLLSLRNDVGLLAEEYDPVSRRQLGNFPQAFSHVGLINTAFNLERHQGPAVHRRENHIGAAEQPAPPP; encoded by the coding sequence ATGTCCGGGCCCATCGAGGACTACGCGCTGATCGGAGACACCCAGACAGCGGCCCTGGTGGGCCGGGATGGCTCCATCGATTGGTTGTGCCTGCCCCGCTTCGACTCGGGCGCGTGCTTCGCGGCCCTGCTCGGCAAGCCCGAGCATGGGCGGTGGAAGCTCGCGCCCTCGTGTCCGGGACAGGTGACGGCCACGCGGCGCTACCGTCCGGACAGCCTGGTGCTGGAGACGGAGTACACCACGCCCGAGGGCGTGGTGCGGGTGGTGGACTGCATGCCGCCACGCGATCGCACGCCGGACGTGGTGCGGGTGGTGCAGGGCATCCGGGGGCGGGTGTCCATGAACATGCAGCTCGTCATCCGTTTCGACTACGGCTCGGTGGTGCCCTGGGTGACGCGCGAGACGGGTGAGCTGCGCGCGGTGGCCGGTCCGGACGCGCTCAGCCTGTTCACGCCCGTGGCCGTGCATGGCCACCACCTCACGACGGTGGCGGACTTCACCGTCTCCGAGGGCCAGAGCGTGCCCTTCGTGCTGCGCTGGCACCCCTCGCACGAGCCCGCGCCGCCGCCGCTCGATGGCCTGGAGGCGGTGGAGGACACCGTGGCGTGGTGGAAGGACTGGTTCAGCCACTGCACCTACCAGGGCGCGTGGCCGGAGGCGGTGCGCACCTCGTTGATGACCCTCAAGGCGCTCACCTACGCGCCCACGGGCGGCATCGTGGCGGCGGCCACCACGTCCCTGCCCGAGCGGCTCGGGGGCATGCGCAACTGGGACTACCGCTTCTGCTGGCTGCGCGACGCCACCTTCACGCTCTACGCGCTGACCCTGGGCGGCTTCCGCGAGGAGGCCGAGGCCTGGCGCTCGTGGCTGATGCGCTCGGTGGCGGGGGACCCCGCCAAGCTTCAAATCATGTACGGCGTGGGGGGCGAGCGCCGCCTCACCGAGCGCACCCTGCCGTGGCTGCCCGGGTATGGCGCGTCCAAGCCCGTGCGCACGGGCAACGCGGCCGTGGACCAGTTCCAGCTGGACGTCTACGGCGAGGTGATGGACGCGCTGCACCAGGCCCACCGCATCGGCCTGCGCGATGACCCGCGGGCCTGGGACGTGGCGCTCGTGCTGATGGACTTCCTGGAGTCCGGCTGGCGCAACCCCGACGCGGGCATGTGGGAGGTGCGCGGCGACCTGCAACACTTCACCTATTCCAAGGTGATGGCGTGGGTGGCGTTCGACCGGGCGGTGAAGGCGGTGCAGCGCCAGGGCATGCAGGGCCCGGCGGAGCACTGGATGAAGGTGCGCGACCTCATCCACCAGGAGATCTGCCAGAACGCCTATGACGCCGACCGGGGGTGCTTCACCCAGGCCTACGGCACGAAGAGCCTGGATGCGAGCCTGCTGCTCCTGCCGCTGGTGGGCTTCGTCTCCCCGAGGGATCCGCGCATGGTGGGCACGGTGCGGGCCATCGAGCAGGAGTTGCTGGAGGACGGGCTCGTGCGGCGCTACCACACGCACGAGACGGACGACGGCCTGCCCCCGGGCGAGGGCCGCTTCCTGGCCTGCTCCTTCTGGCTCGCGGACAACTACGTGTTGCAGGGGCGGCGAGACGAGGCCGTGGCGCTCTTCGAGCACCTGCTGAGCCTGCGCAACGACGTGGGGCTCCTGGCCGAGGAGTACGACCCGGTGTCCCGGCGCCAGCTGGGCAACTTCCCCCAGGCCTTCTCCCACGTGGGGCTCATCAACACGGCGTTCAACCTGGAGCGCCACCAGGGCCCGGCCGTCCACCGAAGGGAGAACCACATCGGGGCAGCAGAGCAGCCCGCCCCCCCGCCGTGA
- the gnd gene encoding phosphogluconate dehydrogenase (NAD(+)-dependent, decarboxylating): MELGMIGLGRMGAAMVRRLLKAGHTCVVHDTRAESVDSLAKDGARGAHALEELVRQMPAPRAVWLMLPAAVVDGTLEKLAALLQPGDTIIEGGNSHYRDDLRRAAELKGRGIHYVDAGVSGGVWGQARGYCLMIGGEAEAVRRLEPVFAALAPGVEAESRTPGREGPPSPAEQGWLHCGPNGAGHFVKMVHNGIEYALMAAYAEGLNILHHANVGKSPPTADAETAPLREPEAYQYDFDLAEVTELWRRGSVIGSWLLDLSAQALHKSPGLGDFSGRVSDSGEGRWTQQAAIDEGVPTPVLASALYSRFTSQGEADFSNKLLSAMRFAFGGHLEKKMKGGG, from the coding sequence ATGGAACTGGGAATGATCGGACTGGGCCGCATGGGCGCCGCCATGGTGCGGCGGCTGCTCAAGGCCGGGCATACGTGCGTCGTCCATGACACGCGCGCCGAGAGCGTCGATTCGCTCGCCAAGGACGGCGCCCGGGGCGCGCACGCGTTGGAGGAGTTGGTGCGCCAGATGCCGGCGCCCCGCGCGGTGTGGTTGATGCTGCCCGCGGCCGTGGTGGACGGCACGCTGGAGAAGCTCGCGGCGCTGCTCCAGCCCGGGGACACCATCATCGAGGGCGGCAACTCCCACTACCGGGACGATCTGCGCCGCGCGGCCGAGCTCAAGGGCCGGGGCATCCATTATGTGGATGCGGGCGTGAGTGGTGGCGTGTGGGGCCAGGCCCGCGGCTACTGTCTGATGATTGGCGGCGAGGCGGAGGCGGTGCGCCGGTTGGAGCCCGTCTTCGCCGCGCTGGCGCCAGGCGTGGAGGCCGAGTCCCGCACGCCGGGCCGGGAGGGCCCTCCGAGCCCCGCGGAGCAGGGCTGGCTGCACTGCGGTCCCAATGGGGCGGGCCACTTCGTGAAGATGGTGCACAACGGCATCGAGTACGCCCTCATGGCCGCCTATGCCGAGGGGCTCAACATCCTGCACCACGCGAACGTGGGGAAGAGTCCGCCCACGGCCGACGCGGAGACGGCGCCCCTGCGCGAGCCGGAGGCGTATCAGTACGACTTCGACCTGGCCGAGGTGACCGAGCTGTGGCGGCGCGGCAGCGTCATCGGCTCGTGGTTGCTCGACCTGTCCGCCCAGGCGCTGCACAAGAGCCCGGGCTTGGGCGACTTCTCCGGCCGGGTGTCCGACTCGGGCGAGGGACGCTGGACGCAGCAGGCCGCCATCGACGAGGGCGTGCCGACACCGGTGCTCGCCAGCGCCCTGTACTCGCGCTTCACCAGTCAGGGCGAGGCGGATTTCTCCAACAAGTTGCTGTCCGCCATGCGCTTCGCCTTCGGCGGCCACCTGGAGAAGAAGATGAAGGGAGGCGGATGA